ACAAAATAACACAACACGACAATATGTCTAAAAATGTGACAAAATTAAAGTATTCTGAATACAGATGCTTCATATATGTAACTTTGACGACGCTAAAATTATTgactaaaatttgtaattgATCAAAACTACTATGTCACTCTGAATCAAGTGAACACTACAATAAAacgaaaaaacaaaatagtgtCGCACCAAGACGAcaaacaaacaatattgcaCTTATACgacaaaaacacaaaaaaaaaaaaaaatacaaaacaaaacaaaaactaaatttgtATAAACCATTTATTTAGCTGAATTGAGATAATATTGAAACAACTTAGAGGGGGTAATTCCGAACTAAAAATTTCCCAAACCACCATTCTATAAtgaatgaagaagaaagacCTAGGGTTatttgaataacaaaaaaattctcaaaccaCCATTCTATAAtgaatgaagaagaaagacCTAGAGTTATTTGAATAACAAATACGACATTACATTAACTAGTAGTaagtaacatataataattttttatctagCCGTAAGTAACATAAATTTAGATGCCCATAATTGTTAAGTATTACCTAactataattttatcatattttttctgGATAAATTAATATGCCCTTTatagtataattaattttcatttttatcctttatcacttttattttacaaattaagaAAAACTGACTTCCAAATTTTACCCTATAATTGTTTTCTTCTCCCCATATTTCTTAATCACTTTTTTTCTCCCTAAATTTCTTAACTTTTTCTTAACTATCAAATAAAGTAGGAGAAATACTCTAGAGTAGTAATTTATAGGCAACATTATAATAacttcaaagttttttttttgtgggtAATTAAAAACAGTATTCACTCATTCAAATCGGTAGAAATTGCATCGATCAACAATACAATTTAGAGttgttataaacaaaaatatgaatctgtaaacaaattcacaacattcaagttaatagtataaaacgAAGTTGAAGTGTGACAAATCCTACAAATATGACAATATTGAAGTGTCTGAAATATTCATGCCTCCGAAATTGCAATGTTAAAGACGTTAAACTCATTGATTGAATTTGCAATATATCGAAGTTGATCTCTTaatcaaaaccaaacaaaatagaaaatcaaaagaacgccacactaaaacaaagaaatcaagaaaaaaaatacaaaaaagaagATTAACTATGTGTGAAAATTACTTATTTCGATAAAAGAGTAAGTAAAAAATGATTTAGAGAGGTGACTTCGAAACaaaaattggtcaaaaatcacccctattaaataaagaaaaagagaaatagaACAAAAACGATAGAGGAAAGAAGGAGACCACTATTAGGTTTTGAAGATACCtcgaacttttttttttaataaatttatctttcaCAATTCAACCTTTTTGTTTTTGTCCTTTTACATTTTACTTTCATCTATTTTTTAGTGAAACAAAGTTGTACTTTCGACTCAACCACCTAAGTTGGCTCGTTTGCCTCATTTTTTGGTGAACTAATCATAGGGCGAGACAAATGGGACGGGTCAGTCCGCTTTGTCATAGTTTTCGTCAAGTCCTCAAGGTGCGAACGTAGGTGAATTATTGTGGTCCATCATCATCGGATTCTCTATTCGATCATCAAGCGGCTATGATCGAGGGTCTAAGTAAGTTACCATAGTCATCGACTTGAGTCCCTTCATATATAGAAGAAGATATACCATAATTTTGAGAAGCTTCAATGTCATTATTAATTAGATCAGGTTGACCCGAAGTAGTCCAATTTTTCTGATGGACTTAGATTATAGTATTTTGAATCTTAGCCTAGaagataatatataattttaaaagaaaagtatTGTGAATACCAACTAAATTAAGAACTTAAGCAactttattttgtcaaaaaataaatataaaaaagaactttaacaactttttctttattaatcaCGTTCCCTTTTCTATTTGGTTTATACATAGGAAGGAGATATCGTGGTAAATAAGCTAAAGACATAAGCTTGAAAAAGGGTATCTTAAtaatagctttttttttttataagaatattGTTAGGGTTGTAATTAAGTTTGAAGAATAATAGTATATGGTTATATATTTTGGTGTTTACGAAGTTAATACAATTAGGAAAGAAATTGAGATACATAGAatgtttttttacaaattaaaaaattttgaattgtttttgaCAAACATGTTAAGAACGTCATAAAAAGTTATTGAACAGaaaattagaaatttttaatttaaggtcagttaaatatgatttttttagatgtaaaatatttaaaataaaagtaaagaaaatatgtatttaaaaattaaattttgagctcattatttgaataaattgttgtagaaaattcattcaaaattataTGTTGACTTaagaataaaaactaaaattatctACTCGATAATtttgtaaagactaaaaattatatttttattttgaaaatattaaaattgaaacgaaaaaaaaaaaacttattttagccataaaaatattattattttgtaaaaatacatcaaaatattataaaagaagTTAAATGGCGATCCATTATAGAAGTGTATCAATTACAAAGAgactaaaaaataataccatAAATTTATGGACTTTTAAAACtattaaagagattaaaaaaacaattcaaaatatcataaaagAGATTATAAAATTGCATGActctttatatttatactttgCACCAAAGTTTTCAACGTGTtgatttttaataagaaaaaattataaaaaataaagttgttaaaaaatatgGAGACACAAAATTAAAGATAGAGTTAATTTTAGATATTAGTCAagtgattaaagataaattataagagtaataaatgataaaaataaaataaaaaatctatccGATACGAAGTTACATATTTGTATGGATTATAATTGTATCTCTTTACTATATTGACATTATATTAAGCCTTAATCTTCAAgttatatttatctttaaagTAGTGATAGATAAACACTCAAATGAGATACATTCATTTGACATCACATTGTTGATGGTGATTAATGGTGGTCGGCCGGTGGCCAGCGGTGGAGTTTTAGTCACCTATGGTAGTCGGTGATTGAGGCTGGGGCGGCTCATAGTAGTTGATGGTGGATAACTATACATTGGTCAATCACCTCCTactatattgatattattaatttattaataaataattttaaaaaacatattgtaaatattaaacaagattatttttatatattaaatatcttaTTTGGGTGCCTAATAAGTGTACAACATATGGGGGTGTACACAAAATAttactcttattttttttatatcgcAAACAATAAAATctttacttgtatttattttttgttataacaaatatctttatttattttcttatgtcAAAACATCTTATTTTTATCTCATTgtccaaaaattcaaattcaaaagatagtaaaaattaatttcttgaTAAGAATCATCAATTTAACTAAATActaaactaattatttaaagatatatatattatctaagtaagattttattttattttagatagaATCTAGATAAAGATTTGAACtcaaattcaacaatattcacaCTGATTAAAATAACTTGATCTTCAAGGAGCACCATTCAAAGTATCAAAGAAAgtctaaatcaaatttaaatcaagaaattgaGTCAAAAtgtaaatatcaaatttatgatattaaattttaaaatataaataaaaagataaattaacatGAAGATCTCAACTAACTTCCTAGAATGGTGCTAAGAGATATAATCATCACCGGGaagtttttcacttttattaaTATACATTAAAACTTCGTCGGtcatctaaaaataaataaactacaaATTAGAAAACTTCATTATATTGAATGAAAAGaacaaataaaattcttaaGTACTCAGTGTTATGTATTGGTACCTAAATgcaaaattaattcaaaataattaaatataaaaagtaatataatattaaacgATGAATGTTGAATATTTAACAAAATGTTGAGTATcagaaaaatttaatatatatactcGCCACAAGTGGCACTAAAACCGTGAATTTGTTGAATCCACTAATACTATTCCTAGcttaaaaaaattactccaaTATGATTAGAGTTGGACTTATATCATGAAGGTTGTTGAAGTATTTGCAACACGCTccctaaaaattctaatttgacCGAACAAAATGCCATTCATCTGATTCTGACCAATCTAACGGTCTCTGTTCTGTGACTAGTAGCCGTAGTCTCTCCTCTGGTGAAGCAAAACcatgtttaaattttgattcatttaaatttgGAGGCATTGTCGAAACAGTTGTTACACTTGAAGAAATCCATTGAGGAAAATCAAATTGGGTTGTTGGAGACGGTGACAATGATAAAGATTTATCAAGTAATTCTTTCTCTAATAAAACTCTTTCATTGTTGGACACGTCAGTCTCCAACGATGAAATAGTTTCATCATCTTCGAAAATAAAAGGATGTTTCAAAAGCATTTCAGCACTCCATCTTTTCAAAGGATCTTTAACAAAACACTTTTCAAGAAAATCTTTTCCTTCATCTGATAATTCATCTGGAATCAACGGTAATTCTTCTCCGATTCCAATTCGAACTAACAACAACCAAATATTCTCATTATCACTCATATTCCATGCTGGTTCTCCTGTAACCATCTCCATGACGGTGCAACCAAGTGCCCATATATCCGCCGGAGACTCATACACATTATCGTTCACCGATTCCGGCGACATAAACATCGGAGTTCCTCTCAACTCCCACTTTTCTCCCTGTTTTAATCCTTTCTTCTTTGAAAGACCGAAATCCGAAATCTTAACGTTGTCATTGTCGAATACAAGAATGTTTTGTAGCTTCACGTCGCAATGAACAAAACCGTTTTCGTGAATGTGTTTAAGTCCTTTGACAATGGACCTGGTGTAACGGCGAACGAGAGTTTCGGGGAACTTACCGCCGTGATTCTTGAGCTGATCGGAGAGTGTTCCACCGGCGGCATACtctagaaaaatattataaaagtttACGCCGTTTTCAAGAGTTTGATCGTGGCCAAAACACTTGACAATAAAAGGGGAAGATCCTAAACGATCGAGTATGTGTTTCTCGTTTAGGAGAGAATAAGAATTGTAAAGATAGGTGGATTTGACGGCAGTGAGAGACGGAAAGTTAACGGAGTGTTGTGTGTGTATAGCTAAGTCGACAGTGGCAAAGGTTCCACTGCCTAGTGAGTGACCGCGAACCCAATTCATCTTTaatcactttttcttttttatgaatATAGTAACCAAATttgtatctatatatatatatatttatcggGCCCATTTAATGACCagcataaaaaatattatcttatcATATCTTAATTTTGTTTGATGCAcgttaatctaatttttttaaacatatcaTATTTCAgccttaattattttttaattcttatttcaaggaaaataaaaataatatatttataatataataaaattaataaacatttttttgattatttcttatttaagttttttttcctttttcaccTTCAGATTTGTCGTGTTTTTCACcttcaaatttgattttttcgataaatttatttaaaagttttctCGCCAAATTTTTTGAGCAAAAAGTCGATTTAAACATTTTTCTGAGAAAaagaagttttttaattttttcccaatattttttcgaaaaaaataaatttaaaaaaatttcaagaataaaaattttaaaattaacaaaatattgggggcctaTGAACCCCCTCCCTTAACtccacaaaaaataatgaaataatgagccgagactttaaaaaaattattttaataggaGACCTAATATTAAAgacttagtaaaaaaaattaaaggagaCCATTGAGTTTGAGGCTTTTTTGACATATCTATTAATAAGCAATTGATTAAATGAAATTAGTATGACCTCaatgaagttagtaataaattgGTGGAAAACGTTGCCGAAATATGGAAGGTAGGTGAGGTgatggcaaaatcagaatcgTTTTAGAGTTTTGGGAATTTAGGATTTGTGGGAGTTGAGTAGATAAAAACTGGATAAAAACTaaactcaaatataaaatataaatgagtaTTTAACCGGCCGGATTATAATCATATGATTTTAACCGgttatttaaaatggatttgagCCTTATAACCGGAATTTTTGCAACAGCCCTACATGTACCAATCTAATGAGGATCTACATGTGCTAATATACCTTGTGCATATCATTTGGTCAtattaattcatataacaaGAAAAGAAGCACAAAAAACATGTCACATTCACATATtagtatttatattaattagcaTATCTATTAAAAACATGTCATTACACAAACTACAAGTATTCTATAGACTTATATTAACATACACAGATTATATAATTCAATCTTACAAAAACATACACCACAATATCTATATTACTTACCGTGTCTATTAACATATATATCTTCTTACTTGAGGTTTAATCACAATCCGATCAGTAGAGATATGGTTATGCAAACCACATTTATCCTATATAGTTATATAATTTGGTTTTCACACCTTTATCACaataatagtttattttttaatataaattttagacacatagtataaatataaaattttggataagaatgatTTGAACAAGAgtctattatttaaaaaattacaactcAAATATCTCTATTCTACGCACCCTATATAAACTTCAGTAATTTTTTAACAACAGTGATTCTTTTGGTTATTTTAgagtaattactatttttaaataaaatactaaaacatGATAGAATAGATTTAAATCTAATCAGTCTAATCTAAACTAAGTTCGTCCtaaacctaattttttttattgccaTTATTACAGGTAAATAGTAGTTAAATTAGTATTTAACTCATGATGTATTTAACCAAtagaaaaaattcaaacaaaattaattatacacaTAAGTTTTTTAAAACTACGAAACTATAACATTTACATAAACAGTATTTAactcaaatattata
This region of Cicer arietinum cultivar CDC Frontier isolate Library 1 chromosome 8, Cicar.CDCFrontier_v2.0, whole genome shotgun sequence genomic DNA includes:
- the LOC101490231 gene encoding mitogen-activated protein kinase kinase kinase 20-like translates to MNWVRGHSLGSGTFATVDLAIHTQHSVNFPSLTAVKSTYLYNSYSLLNEKHILDRLGSSPFIVKCFGHDQTLENGVNFYNIFLEYAAGGTLSDQLKNHGGKFPETLVRRYTRSIVKGLKHIHENGFVHCDVKLQNILVFDNDNVKISDFGLSKKKGLKQGEKWELRGTPMFMSPESVNDNVYESPADIWALGCTVMEMVTGEPAWNMSDNENIWLLLVRIGIGEELPLIPDELSDEGKDFLEKCFVKDPLKRWSAEMLLKHPFIFEDDETISSLETDVSNNERVLLEKELLDKSLSLSPSPTTQFDFPQWISSSVTTVSTMPPNLNESKFKHGFASPEERLRLLVTEQRPLDWSESDEWHFVRSN